From Lolium perenne isolate Kyuss_39 chromosome 5, Kyuss_2.0, whole genome shotgun sequence, a single genomic window includes:
- the LOC127300188 gene encoding uncharacterized protein: MELYAMKKRTSLLVLEVLLVPALLLLLLLPPGAKCHGSQSGGGGGGANLTVTGTVFCDACSSSSFSNHSYFLPGVKVRIDCMLRANSTSKEEIKITAEKSTNSHGAYRLDIPAIDGLGCTTGGEVISFCRAAVLDNPSALCDVPAVSATSSHISFSTQDPNNACIYNLNSLYYRPGKKDASGQCDGAGTSMAPAALNTSLFYCPHWPWPPIPFCTPRPWLPPIPFFTPPPPAFPFPLPPIPFFTPPSPPPPAFPFPLPPWPWTPPAAEPPPAFPFPHLPPIFSTPSPPPPPPPVFPFPLPPIPHLPPFPHFPPLPSLYSPPPPPPPPPPPPPSFPWPFPPLPFFPPTSTPSIPSPPPSVHYRKDPSTWSSSQTKP, from the exons ATGGAGCTCTACGCCATGAAGAAGAGGACGTCGTTGCTTGTGCTAGAGGTGCTACTGGtacctgctcttcttcttctgctaCTCCTTCCTCCTGGTGCGAAATGCCATGGGTCccaaagcggcggcggcggcggaggagccaACCTCACAGTCACTGGCACCGTGTTCTGCGACGCCTGCTCCTCCAGCTCCTTCTCTAACCACAGCTACTTCTTGCCAG GCGTCAAAGTCAGAATCGACTGCATGCTCAGAGCGAACTCCACGTCTAAAGAGGAGATCAAGATCACCGCCGAGAAGTCCACCAACAGCCACGGCGCCTACCGGCTCGACATCCCGGCGATCGACGGCCTCGGGTGCACCACCGGCGGCGAGGTCATCTCCTTCTGCCGGGCCGCCGTTCTGGACAACCCCTCCGCACTCTGCGACGTGCCGGCTGTCAGCGCCACCTCCAGCCACATCAGCTTCTCGACCCAGGATCCCAACAACGCTTGCATCTACAACCTCAACTCTCTCTACTACAGACCGGGCAAGAAGGACGCCAGCGGCCAGTGCGACGGCGCGGGGACCTCGATGGCGCCGGCCGCGCTCAACACGTCCTTGTTCTACTGCCCGCACTGGCCGTGGCCGCCCATCCCGTTCTGCACGCCGCGCCCATGGCTCCCGCCTATCCCCTTCttcacgccgccaccgccggcgtTCCCATTCCCTCTGCCGCCGATACCGTTCTTCACACCGCCTTCACCGCCACCGCCGGCTTTCCCTTTCCCTCTGCCGCCCTGGCCATGGACACCACCAGCGGCGGAACCTCCACCGGCCTTCCCGTTCCCTCATTTGCCACCAATTTTCTCAACACCgtctccgccaccgccgccgccacctgtaTTCCCGTTCCCTTTGCCGCCGATTCCACACCTACCTCCTTTTCCGCATTTTCCGCCACTGCCGTCTTTGTATTCACCACCGCCTCCTCCGCCCCCGCCACCACCTCCGCCGCCTTCGTTTCCTTGGCCTTTCCCGCCACTACCTTTCTTCCCTCCAACTTCAACCCCTTCGATCCCATCTCCTCCACCTTCAGTGCATTATCGCAAAGATCCAAGCACCTGGTCCTCTTCCCAAACCAAACCTTAA